Proteins encoded within one genomic window of Carassius carassius chromosome 22, fCarCar2.1, whole genome shotgun sequence:
- the LOC132099094 gene encoding zinc finger protein ZFP2-like — protein MWQVVKDQNVEQFGKLEEFVSVMTNLVPELLSRRQRATLIVGLRAKMILEMCRGELPADLHTVKSHIHQIQTADLKKVSDTDMESLQDSVLQLVLSLLEDSIKREYFFQEVFPVEYGPDFDKALQVLVGFFLSRLEQLLPVPNFKQLSLLLNCHPGELDACVDSVCKSQNLLSLLQKDVFGNLDKNVLPSIVEDRIVSSLSLPPAGDSVIINQHNNDGKLLAIDSENQPNQQHGVDKKDVIGDPNVQDVGSTFSSESSDSSRDSDGEKETNSNVDELKRTNSEEPSVPSSTDDAHRGDLVFQTAVPLQRPSLDTFPNTPSKGFHYAGRTVHKCQQCTKYFIYRSDLVKHQEIHTQVGTHECPQCGQVFDDSVQLVSHRSTKCNSRVFKCIKCTAHFRSLRTLYRHNRVHKEKTTHKCPECGRLFTSLSRLVGHRRTHRTPTVKKNYTCKQCNETFGSYRASLIHQKIHKVKDDRPSKPERQPGKCRFCDLTFNVDSELRSHLKTHAEFRPYICDQCGKCFSANSSLLAHLSNHTGEKPLLCSQCGKRFYSKIQLKSHMRCHSDERPHICPYCEKQFSLSGNLKIHIRIHTGEKPYVCHQCGKGFVSAGCLQVHLRSHTGEKPYQCKICGKKFVVSSHLTAHMCFHTGERPHCCLQCGKRFIRRYDLSKHMYTHIGKRPFPCLLCPKAYTCRTHLNRHMKSHSV, from the exons ATGTGGCAAGTTGTCAAGGACCAGAATGTGGAGCAGTTTGGAAAACTGGAagaatttgtttctgtgatgacAAACCTTGTGCCAGAGCTCTTAAGTAGGAGGCAGAGGGCCACTTTGATAGTAGGGCTGCGGGCAAAG ATGATTCTCGAGATGTGTCGAGGTGAGCTCCCAGCGGACCTTCATACTGTCAAATCACACATTCACCAAATTCAGACTGCTGATTTAAAAAAG GTGAGTGACACAGACATGGAGAGTTTACAAGACAGCGTACTTCAGCTTGTCCTGAGCTTGCTAGAAGACTCCATAAAAAGAGAATACTTCTTTCAG GAGGTTTTTCCAGTTGAGTACGGTCCTGACTTTGACAAAGCACTGCAAGTCCTTGTTGGCTTTTTTCTCTCCAGATTGGAGCAACTTCTGCCTGTACCAAACTTCAAACAG CTCTCATTGTTGCTCAACTGTCACCCTGGGGAGCTAGATGCATGTGTGGATTCGGTTTGTAAATCACAGAATTTACTATCCTTGCTGCAGAAAGATGTTTTTGGGAATTTGGATAAAAATG tcctTCCATCAATAGTGGAGGATCGAATAGTGTCATCATTGTCATTGCCACCTGCTGGTGACTCAGTCATTATAAACCAGCACAACAATGATGGCAAGTTGCTGGCTATTGATTCTGAAAATCAGCCAAACCAACAACATGGTGTGGACAAGAAGGATGTGATAGGTGATCCAAATGTCCAGGATGTGGGATCCACCTTCAGCAGTGAGTCCTCAGACTCCTCTAGAGACAGTGATGGAGAAAAGGAAACAAACTCTAATGTCGATGAGTTGAAACG gacTAACTCAGAAGAGCCAAGTGTACCGTCATCCACCGATGATGCTCATAGAG GTGATTTAGTTTTTCAGACAGCTGTGCCTCTCCAACGGCCCTCTCTTGACACCTTCCCAAACACACCTTCTAAAGGCTTCCACTATGCAGGCAGGACTGTACATAAATGTCAGCAGTGTACAAAATACTTCATCTATCGCTCTGATCTTGTCAAGCACCAGGAAATTCACACCCAGGTGGGGACACATGAGTGTCCTCAGTGTGGGCAGGTTTTTGATGATTCAGTGCAGCTGGTGTCACACAGGAGCACCAAATGCAATTCCAGAGTTTTTAAGTGCATTAAATGCACAGCCCACTTTAGATCCCTCAGGACCCTATACAGGCACAACCGAGTGCACAAAGAGAAAACCACACATAAGTGCCCTGAATGTGGACGGTTGTTCACTAGTCTATCACGATTAGTCGGTCACCGGCGAACTCACCGAACTCCCACTGTTAAAAAGAACTACACTTGTAAACAATGCAACGAGACTTTCGGGTCGTACCGAGCCAGTTTGATCCACCAGAAGATTCACAAAGTTAAAGATGACCGCCCGTCTAAACCGGAACGGCAGCCAGGAAAGTGTCGATTTTGTGACTTAACATTCAATGTTGACAGCGAATTAAGAAGCCACCTGAAGACCCATGCAGAGTTCAGGCCATATATATGCGACCAGTGTGGGAAGTGCTTTTCAGCGAACAGCAGCCTGCTTGCCCACCTCTCAAACCACACGGGTGAAAAACCTCTCCTTTGTTCGCAATGTGGAAAGCGATTTTACAGCAAAATCCAATTAAAATCTCACATGAGATGTCATTCTGATGAGCGGCCGCACATCTGTCCATACTGCGAGAAGCAGTTTTCACTGTCTGGGAATTTAAAGATCCACATCAGAATTCACACCGGGGAGAAGCCGTACGTTTGCCATCAGTGCGGAAAGGGTTTTGTCTCCGCCGGATGCCTGCAGGTGCATCTGCGCTCTCACACAGGAGAAAAGCCGTATCAATGTAAAATCTGTGGCAAGAAATTTGTGGTTTCGAGTCACCTTACGGCGCACATGTGCTTTCACACTGGAGAACGTCCACACTGCTGCTTGCAGTGTGGGAAACGATTCATCCGGCGTTATGACTTGAGCAAGCACATGTACACTCATATTGGGAAGAGGCCGTTCCCATGTCTTCTGTGCCCAAAGGCTTACACGTGTCGTACACACTTAAACAGGCACATGAAGAGCCACAGTGTTTGA